A single genomic interval of Juglans regia cultivar Chandler chromosome 1, Walnut 2.0, whole genome shotgun sequence harbors:
- the LOC109000755 gene encoding U-box domain-containing protein 2 isoform X2: MELEDTVAVEVRKQEEVVETWNQRKQTQIMQLSEKLIHGDLDSQIEAARDIRKLVRKSSSSSSSSSMKTRSKLAAAGVIQPLVLMLVSPSLDAREASLLALLNLAVRNERNKVKIVTAGAVPPLVELLKFQNGSLRELATAAILTLSAAAPNKPAIVAAGATPLLVQILCSGSVQGKVDSVTALHNLSTSTENSAILDAKAALPLINLLKECKKYSKFAEKTTALLEILSNSEEGRIAISKSDGGILTLVETVEDGSLVSTEHAVGALLSLCQSCRDKYRELILNEGAIPGLLRLTVEGTAEGRERARTLLDLLRDSPREKRLASSVLERIVYDIAARVDGADKAAETAKRLLQDMVQRSMEHSLSRIQHSAASCTPSDIRST; this comes from the exons ATGGAACTGGAAGACACTGTAGCAGTAGAAGTGAGAAAGCAAGAGGAGGTGGTGGAGACATGGAACCAGAGAAAGCAAACCCAGATAATGCAACTCTCCGAGAAGCTCATCCATGGGGATCTTGATTCCCAGATAGAAGCAGCAAGAGATATCAGAAAGCTGGTCAGAAAATCTTCTTCgtcgtcttcgtcttcttcgATGAAAACCCGCTCAAAGTTGGCAGCGGCGGGCGTGATTCAGCCCCTAGTTTTAATGCTTGTCTCTCCCAGTCTGGATGCCCGGGAAGCCTCTCTCCTCGCTCTCCTCAACCTCGCTGTACGCAACGAACG AAACAAGGTCAAGATAGTCACAGCAGGCGCTGTCCCTCCTCTAGTGGAGCTCCTCAAGTTCCAAAACGGCAGTCTGAGGGAATTAGCCACTGCAGCAATCTTAACACTCTCAGCTGCAGCACCAAACAAGCCCGCTATTGTAGCTGCTGGAGCTACACCACTCTTGGTCCAGATCCTCTGTTCTGGAAGCGTTCAAGGAAAAGTTGATTCTGTTACGGCTCTACACAATCTCTCCACTAGCACAGAGAATTCTGCAATTCTTGATGCAAAAGCAGCTCTCCCTCTCATTAACCTCCTTAAAGAATGCAAGAAGTATTCCAAATTTGCTGAAAAAACTACAGCCCTACTTGAAATCCTTTCCAACTCCGAAGAAGGACGAATTGCGATTTCAAAATCTGATGGCGGGATTTTAACCCTTGTGGAGACGGTTGAAGATGGATCTCTAGTCAGCACAGAACATGCAGTTGGAGCTTTGCTCTCTTTGTGCCAGAGCTGCAGAGATAAGTACCGGGAACTCATTCTTAATGAAGGTGCAATCCCAGGCCTTTTGCGACTGACCGTAGAGGGCACAGCTGAAGGTCGGGAGAGAGCTCGTACACTTTTGGATTTGCTTAGAGATTCTCCTCGAGAAAAGAGACTAGCCTCCTCAGTTTTGGAGAGAATTGTTTATGACATTGCTGCCCGGGTTGATGGAGCAGATAAAGCTGCTGAAACTGCCAAGAGGTTACTGCAAGACATGGTTCAAAGAAGTATGGAGCATAGCTTGAGTCGCATCCAGCATAGTGCTGCATCTTGTACACCCTCGGATATTCGATCTACATAA
- the LOC109000755 gene encoding U-box domain-containing protein 2 isoform X1 codes for MELEDTVAVEVRKQEEVVETWNQRKQTQIMQLSEKLIHGDLDSQIEAARDIRKLVRKSSSSSSSSSMKTRSKLAAAGVIQPLVLMLVSPSLDAREASLLALLNLAVRNERVIYIFVFIRNKVKIVTAGAVPPLVELLKFQNGSLRELATAAILTLSAAAPNKPAIVAAGATPLLVQILCSGSVQGKVDSVTALHNLSTSTENSAILDAKAALPLINLLKECKKYSKFAEKTTALLEILSNSEEGRIAISKSDGGILTLVETVEDGSLVSTEHAVGALLSLCQSCRDKYRELILNEGAIPGLLRLTVEGTAEGRERARTLLDLLRDSPREKRLASSVLERIVYDIAARVDGADKAAETAKRLLQDMVQRSMEHSLSRIQHSAASCTPSDIRST; via the exons ATGGAACTGGAAGACACTGTAGCAGTAGAAGTGAGAAAGCAAGAGGAGGTGGTGGAGACATGGAACCAGAGAAAGCAAACCCAGATAATGCAACTCTCCGAGAAGCTCATCCATGGGGATCTTGATTCCCAGATAGAAGCAGCAAGAGATATCAGAAAGCTGGTCAGAAAATCTTCTTCgtcgtcttcgtcttcttcgATGAAAACCCGCTCAAAGTTGGCAGCGGCGGGCGTGATTCAGCCCCTAGTTTTAATGCTTGTCTCTCCCAGTCTGGATGCCCGGGAAGCCTCTCTCCTCGCTCTCCTCAACCTCGCTGTACGCAACGAACG ggtcatttatatttttgtatttatcaGAAACAAGGTCAAGATAGTCACAGCAGGCGCTGTCCCTCCTCTAGTGGAGCTCCTCAAGTTCCAAAACGGCAGTCTGAGGGAATTAGCCACTGCAGCAATCTTAACACTCTCAGCTGCAGCACCAAACAAGCCCGCTATTGTAGCTGCTGGAGCTACACCACTCTTGGTCCAGATCCTCTGTTCTGGAAGCGTTCAAGGAAAAGTTGATTCTGTTACGGCTCTACACAATCTCTCCACTAGCACAGAGAATTCTGCAATTCTTGATGCAAAAGCAGCTCTCCCTCTCATTAACCTCCTTAAAGAATGCAAGAAGTATTCCAAATTTGCTGAAAAAACTACAGCCCTACTTGAAATCCTTTCCAACTCCGAAGAAGGACGAATTGCGATTTCAAAATCTGATGGCGGGATTTTAACCCTTGTGGAGACGGTTGAAGATGGATCTCTAGTCAGCACAGAACATGCAGTTGGAGCTTTGCTCTCTTTGTGCCAGAGCTGCAGAGATAAGTACCGGGAACTCATTCTTAATGAAGGTGCAATCCCAGGCCTTTTGCGACTGACCGTAGAGGGCACAGCTGAAGGTCGGGAGAGAGCTCGTACACTTTTGGATTTGCTTAGAGATTCTCCTCGAGAAAAGAGACTAGCCTCCTCAGTTTTGGAGAGAATTGTTTATGACATTGCTGCCCGGGTTGATGGAGCAGATAAAGCTGCTGAAACTGCCAAGAGGTTACTGCAAGACATGGTTCAAAGAAGTATGGAGCATAGCTTGAGTCGCATCCAGCATAGTGCTGCATCTTGTACACCCTCGGATATTCGATCTACATAA
- the LOC109000757 gene encoding uncharacterized protein LOC109000757 translates to MLDRYSASRYGGFRPENLGQNALGMIGNLCFTMFVLGVLIFTIIAATYEPEDPLFHPSTKITTFLTSTSNATFKSDNTVVKTGEDFMASNQTAFAAFINITDVDNMSLPLVSDHGTSSTLEETHCEGSMDTPIDCRDPEVFHMMMRAAIERFKDIHFYRFGKPVPGSNDSTCDMAWRFRPKEGKTASFYKDYRRFVISRSINCTLSVVEIGDYHTGVNARKRKKNQKPGFEKKPEKQDQVTTLPVVGEVVNDTLPVVESEGSFGRGKYLIYEGGGDRCKSMNHYLWSFLCALGEAQYLNRTLVMDLRMCLSSIYSSSNQDEEGKDFRFYFDFEHLKDAASVLDHGQFWSDWNKWQKKDGLSLYLVEDFRVTPMKLAEVKDALIMRKFGSVEPDNYWYRVCEGETESVIQRPWHLIWKSRRLLEIVSAIASRLNWDYDSVHIVRGEKARNRELWPNLDTDTSPDSLLSTLRDKVEDGRSLYIATNEPHTSFFDPLKDKYSTHFLDEYKDLWDEKSEWYSEMTNLNQGNPVEFDGYMRVSVDTEVFLRGKKQIETFNDLTNDCKDGINTCTASAS, encoded by the coding sequence ATGCTGGATCGGTACTCGGCATCGAGGTACGGAGGCTTCCGGCCGGAGAATCTGGGCCAGAATGCCCTGGGAATGATTGGTAATCTTTGCTTCACCATGTTTGTGCTTGGTGTCTTAATCTTTACAATTATTGCCGCCACTTATGAACCCGAAGACCCTTTGTTTCACCCATCAACCAAAATCACCACATTTCTCACATCCACCTCCAATGCCACTTTTAAATCTGATAACACCGTTGTCAAGACCGGTGAGGATTTCATGGCCTCGAACCAAACCGCATTCGCCGCGTTTATTAACATAACAGATGTCGACAATATGAGTCTGCCCCTAGTTTCAGACCATGGTACTAGTAGTACCCTTGAAGAAACCCATTGCGAGGGCAGTATGGATACCCCAATTGATTGTAGGGATCCTGAAGTATTCCATATGATGATGAGGGCTGCTATAGAACGGTTTAAGGATATCCACTTTTACCGGTTTGGGAAACCGGTTCCTGGGTCTAATGATAGCACCTGTGATATGGCATGGCGATTTAGGCCCAAGGAAGGGAAGACAGCCTCCTTTTATAAGGATTACAGGAGGTTTGTGATTTCAAGGTCTATTAATTGTACCCTTAGTGTGGTTGAGATTGGTGATTACCACACAGGGGTGAATgcgaggaagaggaagaagaatcaGAAACCTGGGTTTGAGAAGAAACCAGAGAAGCAAGACCAGGTTACTACGTTGCCTGTTGTTGGGGAGGTTGTGAATGATACCCTTCCCGTGGTTGAGTCTGAAGGTTCATTTGGCCGAGGGAAATACTTGATTTACGAAGGTGGTGGTGATAGATGCAAGAGCATGAACCATTACTTGTGGAGTTTCTTGTGTGCTTTAGGTGAAGCTCAGTACTTGAACCGAACATTGGTTATGGATCTGCGTATGTGTTTGTCTTCAATTTACAGTTCATCGAATCAGGATGAGGAAGGCAAAGATTTCAGGTTTTATTTTGACTTTGAGCATTTAAAAGATGCAGCATCTGTGTTGGACCATGGTCAGTTTTGGTCAGATTGGAATAAATGGCAGAAGAAAGATGGGTTGAGTCTCTATCTCGTGGAGGATTTTAGGGTCACGCCAATGAAACTTGCCGAAGTGAAGGATGCTTTGATTATGAGAAAATTTGGGTCTGTGGAGCCAGACAATTACTGGTACAGGGTCTGTGAAGGGGAGACAGAGTCTGTAATTCAACGACCATGGCATCTGATATGGAAATCAAGACGGTTGCTGGAAATAGTGTCAGCGATTGCATCAAGGTTGAATTGGGATTATGACTCTGTCCATATTGTGAGAGGGGAGAAGGCAAGGAACAGGGAGCTCTGGCCTAATCTTGATACAGATACTTCACCTGATTCACTTCTATCAACCTTGAGGGACAAGGTTGAAGATGGGAGGAGCCTGTATATTGCAACAAATGAACCTCATACATCGTTCTTTGACCCTTTGAAGGATAAGTATTCTACTCATTTCCTTGACGAGTACAAGGATCTTTGGGATGAGAAAAGTGAGTGGTACTCAGAGATGACAAATCTGAACCAGGGGAATCCAGTTGAATTTGACGGTTACATGAGGGTATCAGTGGATACAGAAGTGTTCTTGAGAGGGAAAAAGCAGATTGAAACCTTCAATGATCTCACGAACGATTGCAAGGATGGCATTAACACCTGCACTGCTTCGGCCAGCTAA